One genomic segment of Marinitoga piezophila KA3 includes these proteins:
- a CDS encoding glycogen synthase translates to MNISFVSYEVDPFAKVGGLADVAGTLPKYIKKYTDQLNIIMPFHKVAEKNIKSKGYLLEKVAENLYPFSHSFKYSFSVFKSFLPDTDIPVYLIKNEELFSTDDVYEYPHKEHQTTYFSDAVISFIKNYLPETNLLHLNDWQTALIPVYLKTNYRDDDVLSKIATVFTIHNLGYQGIFPPDILSIAGLPGYLYNIDALEFFGQINFLKGGILFSDIINTVSKTYAEEIQTEEYGYKLDGVLKVRNNDLYGIINGVDYEKINPETDKNIPYNFSKENLENKYKNKLSLQKELGLPENKNIPVISFIGRIVEQKGIDLIADILDYLTLLDVQVIILGTGEERFEKQLKEFQNKYNNRLSINIRFDIKLAQLIYAGSDMFLMPSRYEPCGLGQMYSMRYGTIPIVRYTGGLADTVKEFNCEKNIGNGFGFYNYHSSDLLVAILKALNIYYRKPECWKNVVLNAMNSNFSWDKSAEEYIHLYKRALAKKV, encoded by the coding sequence ATGAATATTTCTTTTGTTTCATATGAGGTTGATCCTTTCGCGAAGGTTGGCGGACTTGCTGATGTTGCGGGAACATTGCCAAAATATATTAAGAAATATACAGACCAACTTAATATTATTATGCCATTTCATAAAGTTGCAGAAAAAAATATAAAAAGCAAAGGGTACCTTTTAGAAAAGGTTGCGGAAAATCTTTATCCTTTCAGTCATTCCTTTAAATATTCATTTTCTGTATTTAAATCCTTTCTTCCAGATACAGATATTCCTGTATATCTGATAAAAAATGAAGAATTATTTTCAACAGATGACGTATATGAATATCCTCATAAAGAACATCAAACAACGTATTTTTCTGACGCAGTAATTTCATTTATAAAAAATTATTTGCCAGAAACAAATCTACTTCATTTGAATGATTGGCAAACAGCGTTAATTCCTGTTTATTTAAAAACCAATTACCGCGATGATGATGTATTATCAAAAATAGCCACTGTTTTTACTATTCATAATTTAGGCTATCAGGGAATCTTTCCACCTGATATATTAAGTATTGCAGGTTTACCGGGCTATTTATACAATATCGATGCACTTGAATTTTTTGGTCAAATTAATTTTCTAAAGGGTGGAATACTTTTCAGCGATATAATTAATACAGTAAGTAAAACATATGCAGAAGAAATACAAACAGAAGAATACGGGTATAAATTAGATGGTGTATTAAAGGTTAGAAATAATGATTTGTACGGAATAATAAATGGTGTTGATTATGAAAAAATAAACCCTGAAACAGATAAAAATATTCCATATAATTTCAGTAAAGAAAATCTTGAAAATAAATACAAAAATAAATTATCACTTCAAAAGGAATTGGGATTACCAGAAAATAAAAATATTCCTGTAATAAGTTTTATAGGCCGTATAGTAGAACAAAAAGGCATAGATTTAATCGCCGACATACTCGATTATTTAACTCTTTTAGATGTTCAGGTAATAATTCTTGGAACAGGAGAAGAACGTTTTGAAAAACAATTAAAGGAATTTCAGAACAAATATAATAATAGATTGTCAATAAATATACGATTTGATATTAAATTAGCTCAATTAATATACGCTGGAAGCGATATGTTTTTAATGCCTTCAAGATATGAACCATGTGGCCTTGGACAGATGTACTCCATGAGATATGGTACAATACCCATTGTAAGATATACAGGTGGTCTGGCTGATACAGTAAAAGAATTTAATTGTGAAAAAAATATAGGCAACGGTTTTGGATTTTATAATTACCATTCTTCAGATTTATTGGTTGCAATTTTAAAAGCACTTAATATATATTATAGAAAACCTGAATGTTGGAAAAATGTTGTTTTAAACGCTATGAATAGTAACTTTTCATGGGATAAATCTGCTGAAGAATACATACATTTGTATAAAAGAGCTTTGGCTAAAAAAGTCTAG
- a CDS encoding CBS domain-containing protein yields MYVKLWMRNDFKTLNIDDTIDDAIKLFFEKDIDIILILRKNGTLFSSIRKEDIAILREYDSDEFLINVFDPIEDFLYEDDLVEDVLLTMMETKFKVLPVVDYDMNPVGLFGFDEIISAMVNITALNEAGTKVILTLDDKPGQLKKIVETFSNNNLNILSMTTCKINKTRRMISVKLSLKDVNAVSNILDDNDIEYDGIYEEA; encoded by the coding sequence ATGTATGTCAAATTATGGATGAGGAATGATTTTAAAACATTAAATATTGATGATACCATTGATGATGCAATAAAACTTTTTTTCGAAAAAGATATTGATATAATACTTATTTTAAGAAAAAACGGGACTCTTTTTTCTTCAATTAGAAAGGAAGATATTGCTATTTTAAGAGAATATGATAGCGATGAATTTCTAATTAATGTTTTTGATCCTATTGAAGATTTTTTATATGAAGATGACTTAGTTGAAGACGTACTTCTTACAATGATGGAAACTAAATTCAAAGTTTTACCCGTTGTAGATTATGATATGAATCCTGTGGGATTATTTGGATTTGATGAGATAATCAGTGCAATGGTGAATATTACAGCATTAAATGAAGCTGGAACAAAAGTTATACTTACTCTCGACGATAAACCTGGACAATTAAAAAAAATAGTTGAAACTTTCAGCAATAATAATTTAAATATACTTTCCATGACTACATGTAAAATAAATAAAACCAGACGTATGATTTCTGTAAAACTATCTCTAAAGGATGTTAATGCTGTTTCTAATATACTTGATGATAATGATATAGAATATGATGGAATTTACGAAGAGGCTTAA
- the galT gene encoding galactose-1-phosphate uridylyltransferase encodes MPEYRKDPITNRWVIISSERSNRPIQKIERKEISEEIFCPFDKGNEHLTPPEILAFKPENSKPNDENWWIRVVPNKFPAVIPDISPKFKKNGIYYSLDGYGYHEVIIESQKHHHKIYNMSEKEVEEIIWAYLIRFNEIKKDKKIKYIQIFKNYGSDAGASLEHPHSQLIATPIIPIYIEEELKGAKNFYSLKKKCIFCSIIEQEKIDNIRIIEENEHFIAFEPFAPRFPYETWIIPKEHSSDFGILRKFPEKVKSFAEILQHTVYNLYSLLGDIPYNYMIHTSPFDNLNNNFYHWHLELIPRLTHAAGFEWGSGFFINSISPEVAAKNLKKQRR; translated from the coding sequence ATGCCAGAATATAGAAAAGATCCTATAACAAACAGATGGGTGATAATATCTTCAGAACGTTCAAATCGCCCTATTCAAAAAATTGAAAGAAAAGAAATATCCGAAGAAATATTTTGCCCTTTTGATAAGGGAAATGAACATTTAACTCCACCAGAAATACTGGCATTTAAACCTGAAAATTCAAAACCCAATGATGAAAACTGGTGGATAAGAGTAGTTCCAAATAAATTCCCTGCTGTAATACCTGATATATCACCAAAATTCAAAAAAAATGGCATATATTATTCATTAGATGGATATGGTTATCATGAAGTAATAATTGAATCACAAAAACACCATCATAAAATATATAATATGTCCGAAAAAGAAGTTGAAGAAATTATATGGGCATATTTAATACGGTTCAACGAAATAAAAAAAGATAAAAAAATAAAATACATACAGATATTTAAAAATTATGGAAGCGATGCCGGAGCATCTTTAGAACATCCACATTCCCAATTAATTGCAACTCCTATAATTCCTATATACATAGAAGAAGAATTAAAAGGTGCAAAAAATTTTTACTCTTTAAAGAAAAAATGTATTTTTTGTTCTATAATTGAACAGGAAAAAATAGATAATATCAGAATAATCGAAGAAAACGAACACTTTATTGCATTTGAACCTTTTGCCCCACGATTTCCATATGAAACATGGATAATTCCCAAAGAACATTCATCTGATTTTGGAATTTTAAGAAAGTTCCCTGAAAAAGTTAAAAGCTTTGCTGAAATCTTGCAGCATACTGTTTATAATCTTTATTCTTTATTGGGAGACATTCCATATAATTATATGATACACACCTCTCCCTTTGATAATTTAAATAATAACTTTTATCACTGGCATCTTGAATTAATTCCACGCCTAACACATGCTGCAGGATTTGAATGGGGATCAGGTTTCTTTATAAACTCAATATCTCCTGAAGTTGCAGCAAAAAATCTAAAAAAACAGAGGAGGTAG
- a CDS encoding MalY/PatB family protein: MEFVERKNTNSIKWDWKDWKTDLFFDNEVIPMWVADMDFKAPEEVIKALQKRIDHGVFGYTYEPKSLKENIINWLEYKHSWKVKKDWILSEHGVIPSLNFSIMLFTKPKDNILIQTPVYPPFMSSVKNNNRNLLINELVLKNNKYEIDFEDLEEKLKNSKMFILCSPHNPVGRVWTKEELEKIGELCIKHDVLIVSDEIHADLVFKNSKHIPIASLSDEIAERTITLMAPSKTFNIAGFHYSFAIIKNEKLRNTFEAWIQKAGLYLQNISSLVAAEAAYKHGKDWLNEVMEYIEENYKFVKSYFEKNIPQVKVIDSDGTFLVWLDFRELNMKQDDLKRFLERKAKVGFNSGDTFGPGGEGFMRMNIATSREIVERACKQIEYAINKLN; encoded by the coding sequence ATGGAATTTGTTGAAAGAAAAAACACAAACTCTATTAAATGGGATTGGAAAGATTGGAAAACAGATTTATTCTTTGATAATGAAGTAATACCCATGTGGGTAGCGGACATGGATTTTAAAGCACCTGAAGAAGTAATAAAAGCTTTACAAAAAAGAATAGACCATGGCGTTTTTGGTTATACTTATGAACCAAAAAGTTTAAAAGAAAATATTATAAACTGGCTTGAATATAAACATTCCTGGAAAGTAAAAAAAGATTGGATTTTATCAGAACATGGCGTAATACCCTCTTTAAACTTTTCAATAATGTTATTCACCAAACCAAAAGATAATATATTAATTCAAACACCTGTATATCCACCTTTTATGAGTTCTGTAAAAAATAATAACAGAAATCTTTTAATAAATGAATTAGTATTGAAAAATAATAAATATGAAATAGACTTTGAAGATTTAGAAGAAAAACTTAAAAATTCAAAAATGTTTATTTTATGCAGTCCTCATAACCCCGTTGGTAGAGTATGGACAAAAGAAGAATTGGAAAAAATTGGAGAATTATGTATAAAACATGACGTATTAATAGTTTCCGATGAAATTCATGCTGATCTTGTATTTAAAAATTCAAAACATATACCAATTGCTTCACTTTCTGATGAAATTGCAGAAAGAACTATAACTTTAATGGCTCCAAGCAAAACATTTAATATTGCTGGTTTTCATTATTCTTTTGCAATTATAAAAAATGAAAAATTAAGAAACACATTTGAAGCATGGATTCAAAAAGCTGGTTTATATTTACAAAATATCTCAAGTCTCGTCGCAGCAGAAGCTGCATATAAACACGGAAAAGATTGGTTAAATGAAGTTATGGAATATATAGAAGAAAATTATAAATTTGTAAAGTCATACTTTGAAAAAAATATTCCACAGGTAAAAGTGATTGATTCTGATGGCACCTTCCTGGTTTGGCTGGATTTCAGAGAATTAAATATGAAACAGGATGATTTAAAAAGATTCCTGGAAAGAAAAGCGAAGGTAGGTTTTAATTCTGGCGATACCTTTGGTCCTGGTGGAGAAGGTTTTATGAGAATGAATATCGCAACATCCAGAGAAATTGTAGAAAGAGCCTGTAAGCAAATTGAATACGCCATTAATAAATTGAACTGA
- a CDS encoding SLC13 family permease — MTINGILVLVIVGLAYLYIIFGKKNKPVVVFSLALLISGLRLVEGLDAENFSHVVDIDTLGLLTGMMMIVAFLSKSGFFEFFSIKIIKLGGKRFFLTITMLMIIVALTSAFLDNVVTILVMAPMIFLIADMLEISPIPLIMLTILMDNIGGAATLIGSPLNLVIGSISGYSFNDFIVKMGPVSILAFIGVLFYFKKHLRVDEKTLKNIAKLNEIDERKAITDKKMMIYSLIDFIIVIILFILHSTLHLELAVIALLGGSILVFKFANGYEDVAKDIDWDMLFFFAGLYMTSYALEEIGFTEKIANMFIPLESNQLLLIGVFYLIAVITIPILNNVPSALILAPVIRILVNQGITPVLWWAFAIGANFATSLTPLGAVQNLVAVNYLEKNLGRKFGFIEYMRWKIIPVLISLVIGLIYVGYLLYM; from the coding sequence ATGACTATAAACGGTATTTTAGTTCTGGTAATAGTTGGATTGGCGTATCTGTATATTATTTTTGGAAAAAAGAACAAACCTGTGGTAGTTTTTAGTCTGGCTTTATTGATTTCTGGATTAAGATTGGTAGAAGGGTTAGATGCAGAAAACTTCAGTCATGTTGTGGATATTGATACATTGGGATTATTAACAGGTATGATGATGATAGTAGCTTTTTTAAGTAAGTCTGGTTTTTTTGAGTTTTTTTCTATTAAGATTATAAAGCTTGGGGGAAAACGATTCTTTTTAACAATTACAATGTTGATGATAATAGTAGCGTTAACATCAGCATTTTTAGATAATGTAGTTACTATTCTTGTTATGGCGCCTATGATTTTTTTAATAGCAGATATGCTTGAAATTAGTCCTATACCATTGATAATGCTAACTATTTTAATGGATAATATTGGAGGAGCTGCAACATTAATAGGTAGTCCTTTAAACCTTGTTATAGGTTCAATTAGTGGATATTCATTTAATGATTTTATTGTAAAAATGGGTCCTGTATCTATTCTGGCTTTCATAGGAGTATTGTTTTATTTTAAAAAGCATTTGAGAGTAGACGAAAAAACATTAAAAAATATAGCTAAATTAAATGAAATCGATGAAAGAAAAGCTATTACTGACAAAAAAATGATGATTTATTCATTAATAGATTTTATAATAGTAATTATATTATTTATTTTGCATTCTACTTTGCATTTAGAATTAGCTGTTATAGCACTTTTGGGTGGTTCTATTTTAGTATTTAAATTTGCAAATGGATATGAAGATGTTGCAAAGGATATAGATTGGGATATGCTATTCTTTTTTGCAGGTTTGTATATGACTTCATATGCATTGGAAGAAATAGGATTTACGGAAAAGATTGCGAATATGTTTATTCCACTTGAATCCAATCAATTACTGCTTATAGGTGTTTTTTATTTAATAGCTGTTATTACAATTCCAATTTTAAATAATGTACCATCGGCATTAATTCTGGCACCTGTTATAAGAATACTTGTAAATCAGGGTATTACACCTGTGTTATGGTGGGCTTTTGCAATAGGAGCAAATTTTGCTACCAGTTTAACCCCATTGGGAGCTGTTCAAAACCTGGTTGCAGTTAATTATCTTGAAAAGAATTTAGGAAGAAAGTTTGGATTTATTGAATATATGCGATGGAAGATAATACCAGTTTTAATATCTCTGGTAATTGGATTAATATATGTAGGATATTTATTATATATGTAA
- a CDS encoding ABC transporter permease produces the protein MNGVLSSILSWDFLSAGIRVTTPILLAALGALVAELAGTPNIALEGTMLFSAFVGVIISGFTQNIWLSIIGALITGWVMSSILAYFSLKLKTDIIMAAIALNIFASGGTVYALYLLTGDKGSSASVKSLVLPNIDIPIIKDIPILGNILSGHHVLTYVAVLMIFLVQYMLYKTPLGLRIRSVGESPDAARSVGISVFKTQYTALVISGLLASLAGVFLSMGYVSWFARDMTAGRGFIALAAQALGGTSAYGVALGSLLFGFSEALSFSLQFLNIPYEVTQSMPFLITVGALAFYAWNKVRESKEKIF, from the coding sequence ATGAATGGAGTTTTAAGTTCTATATTATCGTGGGATTTTTTATCAGCTGGAATCAGGGTAACAACGCCGATATTATTGGCAGCTCTTGGTGCATTAGTAGCTGAGCTTGCAGGAACGCCTAATATAGCTCTTGAAGGTACAATGCTATTTTCTGCTTTTGTTGGAGTAATAATCAGCGGATTTACACAGAATATATGGTTATCTATAATAGGTGCATTAATAACAGGTTGGGTAATGTCATCAATACTTGCGTATTTTTCTTTAAAATTAAAAACAGATATAATAATGGCAGCAATTGCTTTAAATATTTTTGCAAGTGGTGGAACTGTGTATGCACTGTATTTATTAACAGGCGATAAGGGTTCATCAGCTTCTGTTAAATCGCTTGTTTTACCAAATATAGATATACCTATAATAAAGGATATACCTATTTTGGGAAATATTTTAAGTGGGCATCATGTACTTACGTATGTTGCGGTATTAATGATATTCCTTGTTCAGTATATGTTATATAAAACACCTCTTGGTTTGAGGATTAGATCAGTTGGTGAATCACCTGATGCTGCACGTTCTGTTGGGATTTCTGTATTTAAAACACAATATACAGCCCTTGTAATTAGTGGTTTATTAGCAAGTTTAGCAGGTGTGTTTTTATCCATGGGTTATGTTTCATGGTTTGCAAGGGATATGACAGCAGGTAGAGGGTTTATAGCCCTTGCTGCTCAGGCGTTAGGTGGAACTTCTGCATATGGTGTAGCGTTAGGTTCATTATTGTTTGGTTTTTCAGAAGCTCTTTCATTCTCTTTGCAATTCTTAAATATTCCATATGAAGTAACGCAATCAATGCCATTTTTAATTACTGTTGGCGCATTGGCGTTTTATGCATGGAATAAGGTTAGAGAAAGTAAGGAAAAAATCTTTTAA
- a CDS encoding biotin transporter BioY: MSKKLSLLGLFTAFLIVTAWIKIPTPFGVPFTLQVFGIILSIYFLKKDAWKVVLIYVMLGMLGLPVFAGFNAGIATILGPTGGYIIGFLLATVVAFLPFEGILRGILALIIIYVSGVLGLIMRLDINLIKAIQIGVLPFIVFDVIKVVLGYYTYVLTKKYNIEIVK, encoded by the coding sequence GTGAGTAAAAAACTTTCTTTGTTAGGATTATTTACCGCATTTTTAATTGTTACTGCGTGGATAAAAATTCCAACGCCATTTGGTGTGCCGTTTACCCTGCAGGTATTTGGAATTATACTTTCTATTTATTTCTTAAAAAAAGATGCATGGAAGGTTGTTTTGATTTATGTAATGCTTGGTATGCTTGGGCTTCCTGTATTTGCAGGATTTAATGCTGGGATAGCAACAATCTTAGGTCCAACTGGTGGATATATAATAGGATTCTTATTGGCTACTGTTGTTGCATTTTTGCCTTTTGAAGGGATATTAAGAGGAATTTTAGCCTTGATAATAATTTATGTATCAGGCGTATTAGGATTAATAATGAGGTTGGATATAAATTTAATTAAAGCAATTCAAATAGGTGTTTTACCATTTATTGTTTTTGATGTTATCAAGGTTGTACTTGGATATTATACATATGTACTTACAAAAAAATATAATATAGAAATTGTAAAATAA
- a CDS encoding MBL fold metallo-hydrolase, whose protein sequence is MKFRIILDGGLLTITGRVHGTFSSVFLLEDENRKVLIDPGHIHTIQDIEENLDIPPEEITDIVLTHVHLDHAYNSIFFPNATIRIHENYKGKNYRNFGPLIGQAYQQMVDSWEGRVETFKGGEKLFNAITVIYTPYHSKEHVSLFIESENFGNLFLPGDICMTKIDFYDIMRNLRTDKVAEIVKEWTEKSDYVIFTHDTPYKVK, encoded by the coding sequence ATGAAATTCAGGATTATACTCGATGGTGGCTTGTTAACTATTACTGGAAGGGTACATGGAACATTTTCTTCTGTATTTTTACTCGAAGATGAAAATAGAAAGGTTTTAATAGACCCCGGCCATATCCATACAATCCAGGATATAGAAGAAAATTTAGATATTCCTCCAGAAGAAATTACTGATATAGTACTTACACATGTTCATCTTGATCATGCATACAATTCAATATTTTTCCCTAATGCAACAATAAGAATTCATGAAAATTATAAAGGAAAAAATTATCGAAACTTCGGTCCTTTAATTGGTCAGGCTTATCAACAAATGGTTGATTCCTGGGAAGGTCGCGTGGAAACTTTTAAAGGTGGCGAAAAACTTTTTAATGCCATTACCGTAATTTATACTCCTTACCACTCAAAAGAACATGTATCTTTATTTATAGAAAGTGAAAATTTCGGAAATCTCTTTTTGCCTGGAGATATATGTATGACAAAAATAGATTTTTATGATATTATGAGAAATTTGAGAACAGATAAAGTTGCAGAAATAGTAAAAGAATGGACGGAAAAGTCTGATTACGTAATATTCACTCATGATACACCATATAAGGTTAAATAA